Proteins encoded together in one Papaver somniferum cultivar HN1 unplaced genomic scaffold, ASM357369v1 unplaced-scaffold_117, whole genome shotgun sequence window:
- the LOC113329938 gene encoding endoglucanase 12-like — MLSSNLWGGSFEMHDDDNRDRNTKVDDNLDRGALTNQQQLDQAQQSWLLGPKENKRKKYMDFGCVVCSRQAVKWSFWTIVLAFVVIALPTIIVKNWPNHKVHPTPPDQYHVALTKALKFFDAQMSGRLPKNHNISWRGPSGLKDGVKDVKGGLVGGYYDAGDNIKFSFPMAFSMSMLSWSVIEYSHKYKSIGEYDHIRDIIKWGTDYLLLTFNSSATNIDKIYSQVGVGRSDSTLPDDHNCWQRPEDMNYDRPVQTTTAGCDLASEMASALASASIVFIDDRKYSQKLIKGATALFAFGRDFTKRSTYSTGKPDIEQFYKSSGYWDEFMWGSAWMYYATGNSSYLSLATNPGIPQNANASLRTADMGVLSWDNKLPAAELLLTRMRIFLSPGYPYEDMLRSYQNLTSLNMCSYLKKYNVYNFTKGGLIQLNHGGPQNLQYVVNAAFIASLFVDYMNATGVPGWYCGTQYTGADELHKFATSQVDYILGANPSKMSYVVGYGEKFPKHVHHRGASIPLDGHQYTCKEGFKWRDTKNSNPHNLTGAMVGGPDRSDKFQDFRRNYNFTEPTLAGNAGLVAALVSLTTTGGSIVDKNTMFSGVPPLSPTPPPPPPPWKP, encoded by the exons ATGCTTTCGTCGAATCTATGGGGAGGTTCATTTGAGATGCACGATGATGACAATAGAGATAGAAATACGAAAGTGGATGATAATTTAGACAGAGGAGCTCTAACTAATCAACAACAATTAGATCAAGCTCAACAAAGTTGGTTATTAGGACCTAAAGagaacaaaagaaagaaatataTGGATTTTGGTTGTGTAGTTTGTAGTAGACAAgcggtaaaatggtcattttggaCAATTGTTTTAGCTTTTGTTGTCATTGCTCTTCCAACGATTATCGTCAAGAATTGGCCAAACCATAAAGTCCATCCCACTCCTCCGGATCAATACCATGTTGCTCTCACAAAGGCGCTCAAATTTTTTGACGCACAAATGT CGGGGAGGTTGCCGAAGAACCATAACATTTCATGGAGAGGACCTTCTGGATTAAAAGATGGAGTGAAGGATGTGAAAGGTGGACTAGTTGGCGGCTATTATGATGCTGGAGACAACATTAAGTTCAGTTTCCCGATGGCTTTCTCTATGAGTATGCTAAGTTGGAGTGTGATAGAATATAGTCATAAATACAAATCGATAGGGGAATATGATCATATAAGGGATATCATCAAATGGGGCACCGATTACCTACTTCTTACCTTCAATTCTTCCGCCACAAATATCGACAAAATTTATAGCCAG GTAGGCGTTGGTAGGAGTGACTCAACTTTACCAGATGATCATAACTGTTGGCAAAGACCAGAAGACATGAATTATGACCGCCCGGTGCAAACAACAACTGCAGGATGCGACTTGGCCAGTGAAATGGCATCAGCTCTAGCATCTGCATCAATTGTCTTCATCGACGACAGAAAATACTCCCAAAAACTCATAAAAGGTGCTACTGCCTTGTTTGCATTTGGTAGGGATTTTACTAAACGTTCCACATATAGCACAGGGAAACCAGATATTGAACAGTTTTACAAGTCGTCTGGATACTGGGATGAGTTCATGTGGGGCTCGGCTTGGATGTATTATGCAACTGGTAATTCGAGTTATCTTTCCCTGGCCACGAATCCAGGAATACCGCAGAATGCGAATGCGTCTCTCCGAACAGCAGATATGGGAGTTTTGAGTTGGGACAACAAGTTACCAGCTGCTGAATTGTTGTTAACTAGGATGCGGATCTTTCTGAGCCCAGGGTATCCTTATGAGGACATGCTGAGAAGCTATCAGAATCTTACTAGTTTAAATATGTGTTCGTATCTTAAGAAGTACAATGTTTACAATTTTACTAAAG GTGGCTTGATACAATTGAACCATGGAGGCCCCCAGAATCTGCAGTATGTTGTGAATGCTGCTTTCATAGCTTCTCTATTTGTTGATTATATGAACGCAACAGGCGTGCCTGGCTGGTACTGTGGAACGCAATACACTGGTGCAGATGAACTGCACAAATTTGCCACTTCTCAG GTTGATTACATTCTTGGGGCAAACCCAAGTAAGATGAGCTACGTAGTTGGATATGGGGAGAAGTTTCCGAAGCATGTGCACCACAGAGGTGCATCTATACCTCTTGATGGTCACCAATACACCTGTAAAGAAGGCTTTAAATGGCGAGACACTAAGAATTCTAATCCCCACAATCTTACGGGAGCCATGGTTGGCGGTCCCGACAGGTCTGATAAGTTTCAAGATTTCCGGCGTAATTATAACTTCACTGAACCAACGTTAGCCGGAAATGCAGGACTCGTGGCAGCTTTAGTGTCCTTGACGACTACTGGGGGAAGCATAGTTGACAAGAACACTATGTTCTCAGGCGTACCACCGCTGTCCCCTActcctccaccacctcctcctccatgGAAACCTTGA
- the LOC113329765 gene encoding SKP1-like protein 11, translating to MAEAPAAAKMITLKSSDEQTFVIEESVALHQRQYLGKEFVNVGNNIQLLFDLIVASNSLNTNGLAYLAKHKVWEMMSGKTPEQLRSTFNIGAYFTPEEDEQHRRENPWAFE from the exons ATGGCAGAGGCACCGGCAGCAGCAAAGATGATTACTTTAAAGAGTTCTGACGAACAGACCTTCGTTATTGAGGAATCTGTTGCATTGCATCAAAGGCAGTATCTTGGCAAAG AATTTGTGAACGTCGGTAATAATATTCAATTATTATTCGACTTAATCGTGGCTTCGAATTCTCTTAATACAAACGGATTGGCATACTTGGCAAAGCACAAGGTGTGGGAGATGATGAGCGGTAAAACACCGGAGCAATTACGTTCCACATTCAACATTGGGGCCTATTTCACCCCTGAAGAAGATGAACAGCATCGCAGGGAAAATCCATGGGCTTTTGAATGA
- the LOC113329937 gene encoding histone-lysine N-methyltransferase, H3 lysine-9 specific SUVH4-like, with protein MVDDGRRRSSRIKKIVKEIRYDDRGGDIEEEEPVVKKKRISKSNNDVKVSKKLTEKNQSIDESNDLGEVVTADVEHEVKIGGENGIESVEKSVKSAAKRRKSVVNSMKSAEKSFESAEKGTESDERSDYAKVRATIRAFNSHYLHFVQEEELRVKNLEEELKNKKDDEKAGKRPSKRPDLKAISQMLDENTILYPDKRPGHLPGVDVGHQFYSRAEMCVVGLHNHWLNGIDFMGAKFKKVAEFKNYTFPVAISIVLSGQYEDDLDNSDDVIYTGQGGNDLLGNKSQIADQVMKRGNLALKNNIGQNVPVRVIRGLKCPSSYCGKVYTYDGLYNVVDYWAEKGVSGFTIYKYRLKRLEGQPVLTTNQVQFTRAQAPKCADDIRGLVCKDISGGQENIPIPATNLVDDPPGPPTGLTYITTAQVSASVRIPVNAFGCKCKGACIDPSICACAKLNGAEFPYVSKDGGRLIEAKDVVYECGPHCGCGPDCVNKTSQRGLKYRLEVYRTPKKGWGVRSWDFIPSGAFVCEYIGVIKTTNEVHDPENFFIFDIDCLQTMKGLDGRERRKGDVSISPGALSDKAADEVDYCIDAGLTGNVTRYINHSCAPNLFVQCVLSEHHDIKLARIVLFAADNIPPLQELSYDYGYAVDSVVDKEGNIKHMDCYCGAPDCKKRMF; from the exons ATGGTTGATGATGGAAGAAGGAGAAGTTCTAGAATCAAAAAGATAGTTAAGGAAATTAGATATGATGACCGTGGAGGTGATATTGAAGAGGAAGAACCAGTTGTTAAGAAGAAGagaatcagtaaatcaaacaacGATGTAAAGGTTTCAAAGAAATTAACAgagaagaatcaatcaattgatgaGTCTAATGATTTGGGAGAAGTTGTTACTGCTGATGTTGAACATGAAGTGAAGATTGGTGGTGAAAATGGTATTGAATCGGTTGAAAAGAGTGTAAAATCGGCTGCAAAGCGTAGAAAATCGGTTGTAAATAGTATGAAATCGGCAGAAAAGAGTTTCGAATCGGCTGAAAAGGGTACAGAATCCGATGAGAGGAGCGATTATGCTAAAGTTAGAGCAACTATCAGGGCTTTTAATTCGCACTATCTCCACTTTGTTCAG GAGGAAGAACTCCGAGTTAAGAACCTCGAAGAAGAATTGAAAAACAAG AAAGATGATGAAAAAGCTGGGAAAAGACCTTCCAAACGCCCGGATTTGAAGGCAATTTCCCAG ATGTTAGACGAAAACACCATTCTATATCCTGATAAAAGACCTGGCCACCTGCCAG GTGTTGATGTAGGGCACCAGTTCTATTCAAGGGCTGAAATGTGTGTCGTGGGCTTGCACAACCATTGGTTAaatggaattgattttatgggtgcCAAATTCAAAAAAGTG GCAGAATTTAAGAACTATACCTTTCCCGTCGCCATCTCAATTGTGTTATCAGGACAATATGAAGATGATCTAGATAATTCTGATGATGTTATTTATACTGGTCAAGGGGGTAACGATTTACTTGGTAATAAATCTCAAATAGCTGACCAAGTAATGAAACGTGGCAATCTGGCACTCAAG AATAACATTGGCCAGAATGTTCCAGTTAGAGTCATCCGTGGACTGAAATGTCCTAGTAGCTACTGTGGAAAGGTTTATACCTACGATGGACTATATAAT GTTGTTGATTATTGGGCCGAGAAAGGTGTTTCTGGTTTTACAATATACAAGTATCGTCTCAAGCGCCTTGAGGGGCAGCCAGTTCTGACTACCAACCAG GTTCAATTTACTAGAGCACAAGCTCCCAAATGCGCAGATGATATTCGTGG ATTGGTCTGTAAAGACATTAGTGGGGGCCAAGAAAACATTCCTATTCCAGCGACCAATTTGGTTGATGACCCACCTGGTCCTCCTACAG GTTTGACATATATCACCACTGCTCAAGTTTCTGCAAGTGTGAGAATTCCTGTAAATGCCTTTGGCTGCAAGTGCAAAGGAGCTTGTATTGATCCTAGTATATGTGCCTGTGCAAAGCTTAATGGTGCAGAGTTTCCATATGTGTCTAAAGATGGTGGCAG ATTGATTGAAGCCAAGGATGTGGTGTATGAATGTGGACCACATTGTGGATGTGGACCTGATTGTGTAAACAAGACATCTCAGCGCGGATTAAAATACCGTCTTGAG GTATATCGTACCCCCAAAAAAGGATGGGGAGTAAGATCGTGGGATTTTATTCCCTCCGGGGCTTTCGTATGTGAATATATTGGAGTTATCAAGACGACGAACGAGGTACATGATCCGGAGAACTTCTTCATTTTTGACATCGATTGCCTTCAGACGATGAAAGGACTAGATGGAAGAGAG AGAAGGAAAGGTGATGTATCCATATCTCCAGGTGCTCTCTCGGACAAAGCAGCAGATGAAGTTGATTATTGTATTGATGCTGGATTGACTGGCAATGTTACTAGATATATTAATCACAGCTGCGCTCCCAATCTATTTGTCCAGTGTGTATTAAGTGAGCATCACGATATAAAGCTTGCACGAATTGTTTTATTCGCTGCTGATAATATACCCCCTCTTCAG GAATTATCCTATGATTATGGTTACGCTGTTGACAGCGTGGTGGACAAGGAAGGAAACATCAAGCACATGGACTGTTACTGCGGGGCACCTGACTGCAAGAAGAGGATGTTCTAG